One genomic region from Arthrobacter sp. YN encodes:
- a CDS encoding DeoR/GlpR family DNA-binding transcription regulator, producing the protein MGTADRHRLIGELLRTREQATVDELVDATGASGATIRRDLEILAANGVLKRIHGGARSLLARGDNPGYGQRELEDHQAKTRIAEAVDGLINDREHVWLDSGSTATEIARRLGKRELTVMPMSLHGVEAMTGPHSGRAPQLILPGGSLIPGEQSFRGPMAEANVRSLRFDTAVVTPCALNLKDGLLAHDLDDAAVKRAGLESAARVIVASAGSKWNASAVALVAAMDAVDVIVTDQKPSPEDLARLKKLSVEVVIA; encoded by the coding sequence ATGGGAACTGCTGACCGCCACCGGCTCATTGGCGAGCTGCTGCGCACCCGCGAACAAGCCACCGTGGATGAACTCGTGGACGCCACGGGGGCATCGGGCGCCACGATTCGCCGCGACCTGGAGATCCTTGCTGCCAACGGAGTGCTGAAACGCATCCACGGCGGCGCGCGCAGCTTACTGGCACGCGGAGACAACCCCGGCTACGGCCAACGTGAATTGGAAGACCACCAAGCCAAGACGCGCATTGCTGAGGCTGTTGACGGACTCATCAACGACCGCGAGCATGTGTGGCTGGACAGTGGATCCACTGCCACGGAGATCGCGCGCCGGTTGGGCAAGCGGGAACTGACGGTGATGCCCATGTCCCTCCACGGCGTCGAGGCGATGACAGGGCCCCATTCCGGCCGGGCGCCGCAGCTCATCCTTCCCGGCGGCAGCCTCATCCCTGGCGAGCAGTCTTTCCGGGGACCCATGGCCGAAGCCAACGTCCGCTCGCTCAGGTTCGACACCGCCGTCGTGACCCCGTGTGCACTCAACCTCAAGGACGGACTCCTGGCCCACGACCTTGATGACGCGGCCGTGAAACGCGCCGGCCTTGAATCCGCAGCGCGCGTGATTGTGGCCTCCGCAGGCAGCAAATGGAACGCCAGCGCAGTAGCTTTGGTCGCAGCCATGGACGCCGTGGACGTGATAGTGACCGACCAAAAACCATCCCCAGAAGATCTTGCCCGGCTCAAAAAACTCTCCGTGGAAGTTGTGATTGCATGA
- a CDS encoding ABC-F family ATP-binding cassette domain-containing protein has product MAHIDVSGIDYFLSDGTQLLNGVTFKVPDGTKTALIGPNGTGKTTLFKIISGDLTPDEGVVGRSGNMGIMRQFVGQVRDESTVRDLLVSTAQAGLAAAAKAVEDAELAMMEHDDEPTQMKYAQAIVDWGDAGGYDVETVWDEVCMAALGISFDKAQFRRASTLSGGEQKRLVLEALFAGPDELLLLDEPDNYLDVPGKRWLEGKLNESKKTVLFISHDRELLNNAAGRIVTLEPGINGASAWIHGGGFGSYVEARADRNARFEELRKRWDEEHVKLKELVNMYKNKAAFRSDMANRYQAAQTRLAKFLEAGPPEALPIEQNVKMRLKGGRTAKRAVVAEKLELTGLMKPFSTEIWFGDRVGVLGSNGSGKSHFLRLLATGGTDPEREHLPVSDVVIAEVPHEGTVKLGARIRPGFFAQTHVRPDLLGRTLLEILHRGDEHRSGLAREAAAGALDSYGLAGQSEQKYESLSGGQQARFQILLLQLSGATLLLLDEPTDNLDLHSGEALERAIDSFEGTVLAVTHDRWFAKSFDRFMIFGSDGKVYESEEPVWDEKRVERAR; this is encoded by the coding sequence GTGGCCCATATTGACGTTTCCGGCATCGACTACTTCCTCTCCGACGGCACCCAGCTGCTCAACGGGGTGACCTTCAAGGTCCCCGACGGCACCAAGACTGCCCTGATCGGACCCAACGGAACCGGCAAGACGACGCTGTTCAAGATCATCTCCGGCGACCTCACGCCGGACGAAGGTGTTGTGGGCCGATCAGGCAACATGGGAATCATGCGGCAGTTCGTGGGCCAGGTCCGTGACGAATCAACCGTCCGCGACCTCCTCGTCTCCACTGCCCAGGCTGGCCTCGCTGCTGCTGCCAAGGCGGTTGAGGACGCAGAGCTGGCCATGATGGAGCACGACGACGAGCCCACCCAGATGAAGTACGCCCAGGCAATCGTGGACTGGGGAGATGCCGGCGGGTACGACGTCGAGACCGTCTGGGACGAAGTGTGCATGGCTGCGTTGGGGATCTCCTTCGATAAAGCGCAGTTCCGCCGTGCCTCGACGCTGTCCGGCGGCGAGCAGAAGCGCTTGGTGCTGGAAGCCCTGTTTGCCGGTCCGGACGAGCTCTTGCTCCTGGACGAACCGGACAACTACTTGGATGTCCCCGGCAAGCGCTGGCTGGAGGGCAAGCTCAACGAGTCCAAGAAGACTGTCCTGTTCATCAGCCACGACCGTGAGCTGCTGAACAATGCGGCGGGTCGCATCGTGACGCTCGAGCCGGGTATCAACGGCGCCTCGGCGTGGATCCATGGTGGCGGGTTCGGATCCTACGTGGAGGCACGTGCGGACCGTAACGCCCGGTTCGAGGAACTCCGCAAGCGCTGGGACGAGGAGCACGTGAAGCTCAAAGAACTCGTCAACATGTACAAGAACAAGGCCGCGTTCCGCTCCGACATGGCCAACCGGTACCAAGCTGCGCAAACCCGCCTCGCAAAGTTCCTGGAAGCCGGGCCACCCGAGGCCTTGCCGATCGAGCAGAACGTCAAGATGCGCCTCAAGGGTGGGCGAACGGCCAAGCGTGCCGTAGTGGCTGAGAAACTCGAACTGACCGGACTCATGAAGCCGTTCTCCACGGAGATCTGGTTCGGTGACCGCGTGGGCGTGCTCGGCTCCAACGGTTCCGGTAAGAGTCACTTCCTGCGGCTCCTTGCCACCGGTGGCACCGATCCGGAGCGTGAACACCTGCCGGTGTCCGACGTCGTTATTGCTGAAGTGCCGCACGAAGGAACCGTGAAGCTGGGCGCCCGCATACGGCCCGGGTTCTTCGCGCAGACCCATGTCCGGCCTGATCTGTTGGGCAGGACACTGCTGGAGATCCTGCACCGTGGTGACGAGCACCGCTCCGGACTCGCCCGCGAGGCCGCAGCCGGCGCCCTGGATTCGTACGGCTTGGCTGGTCAGTCCGAACAGAAGTATGAGTCCTTGTCCGGTGGCCAACAGGCCCGCTTCCAGATCCTGCTGCTGCAGCTTTCCGGCGCCACCCTGTTGTTGCTGGACGAGCCGACCGACAACCTGGACCTGCACTCCGGTGAGGCATTGGAGCGTGCCATCGACTCTTTCGAAGGCACCGTCCTTGCGGTCACGCACGACCGTTGGTTCGCCAAGTCCTTTGACCGGTTCATGATCTTCGGTTCTGACGGCAAGGTCTACGAATCCGAGGAGCCCGTCTGGGATGAGAAGCGTGTGGAGCGCGCCCGCTAA
- a CDS encoding FAD-dependent oxidoreductase: MAADTQCVVAGGGPAGIVLGLLLARAGVKVTVLEKHADFLRDFRGDTVHASTIRLLDELGLGEGFRALPQSKLGNFRLPAGSGDSVVLADFGRLKAPYNYVAMVPQWDLLNFLVEAARQEPTFTLLMNTEATDLLTDASGAVVGVTYGTRDPRTGSVVGRGELRAPLTVACDGRGSILRTKAGLVPREFPVPFDTWWFRLPRTASEDQPVASIAPRFGKSDVLLSLTRKDYHQIAYLAAKGSDPQLRAEGVEAFRAKVASLRPDLADRVDTIASMDDLHLLDVKLNRLSRWHKPGLLLIGDAAHAMSPAGGVGINLAVQDAVAAARVLASPLLTETLDDGHLAEVQKRRWLPTVMIQAFQRVLHRVVFAQVMAGKQPKPPKPLLFVARNFPGFGKLPARMIAFGPRPEHAPAFARRKP, translated from the coding sequence ATGGCAGCAGATACCCAGTGTGTGGTGGCGGGCGGAGGGCCGGCCGGAATCGTCCTGGGACTGCTGCTTGCCCGCGCCGGCGTGAAGGTTACTGTGCTGGAGAAACACGCCGATTTCCTGCGTGATTTCAGGGGCGATACTGTGCACGCCTCGACGATCCGGCTCTTGGACGAGCTGGGGCTCGGCGAAGGTTTTCGTGCCCTTCCCCAGAGCAAACTGGGCAATTTCCGGCTGCCCGCAGGATCGGGTGACTCCGTGGTCCTCGCAGATTTTGGACGACTCAAGGCCCCTTACAACTACGTGGCCATGGTCCCGCAATGGGATTTGCTGAACTTCCTGGTGGAAGCGGCCCGGCAGGAACCTACCTTCACGTTGCTGATGAATACGGAGGCGACGGACCTGCTGACTGACGCTTCGGGCGCTGTGGTTGGAGTGACGTACGGAACCCGTGATCCGCGGACTGGTTCTGTTGTGGGGAGGGGCGAACTACGGGCTCCTTTGACGGTGGCCTGTGATGGCCGCGGCTCGATTCTCCGGACGAAGGCCGGACTGGTGCCGCGCGAATTTCCCGTACCTTTTGATACCTGGTGGTTCCGTCTCCCGCGTACCGCAAGCGAGGACCAGCCGGTGGCTTCCATAGCGCCGCGCTTTGGCAAGTCAGACGTCCTGCTGAGCCTGACCCGGAAGGATTATCACCAGATCGCGTACTTGGCGGCCAAGGGTTCGGATCCTCAGTTGAGGGCTGAAGGTGTGGAGGCTTTCCGCGCCAAGGTAGCCAGTTTGCGACCGGACCTTGCGGACCGTGTGGACACCATTGCCTCCATGGACGACCTCCACCTGCTTGATGTGAAACTCAACAGGCTGTCCCGGTGGCACAAGCCCGGGTTGCTGCTGATTGGGGATGCCGCCCATGCGATGTCACCCGCCGGCGGGGTGGGCATCAACTTGGCAGTGCAGGACGCTGTGGCAGCGGCGCGGGTGCTCGCCTCGCCGTTGCTGACGGAAACGCTCGACGACGGCCACCTCGCCGAGGTCCAGAAGCGGCGTTGGCTTCCCACGGTCATGATCCAGGCCTTTCAGCGGGTGCTGCATCGTGTGGTGTTTGCTCAGGTCATGGCGGGTAAGCAGCCGAAACCTCCCAAGCCGTTGCTCTTTGTTGCGCGGAATTTCCCCGGGTTCGGCAAGCTGCCCGCTCGAATGATCGCCTTCGGCCCGCGCCCCGAGCATGCGCCGGCCTTTGCGCGGAGGAAGCCTTAG
- a CDS encoding penicillin-binding transpeptidase domain-containing protein → MCQMGKLKMQQGFVLGLVALVMAGSLTACDDGRAGAEGAAKQLASSLAALDVGSLAVEGKDAAAANDELNAVFEGLGAKPSVASGDVKLDGDTATFPLKYSWNIGSAKWEYTSDATLKKSGDKWAVQWSPALLAPQLSDGETLSVKTVAAQRGQILGAGDAPIVEDRPVFRVGIDKTKVPAEQADASARAMAALLGLDAEEYAKQVAASGPQAFVEGLVLRAYTAEITEAKIKAIAGGVSILDSMALAPTRTFARALLGSVGQANAEQIEKSNGALRAGDTTGTGGLQQKYDSLLRGKDGVEVVATPAEKTDGETPGTKVFFSSLPAPGTTLKTTLDLKLQQLAEATLAGIEPASAIVAIRPSTGAVLAAASGPGSNGYNTALLGQYAPGSTFKMVDSLAMFRNGATPDSKVECPSTLTVDGRTFKNAEGYPETSLGSVALRDAFAHSCNTAFINARETVSQDQLESAAQALGVAVEAPKLGADAFLGSVPGAAEGTEHAASMIGQGKVLFSPLSAAVMAASVANGAPVSPQLVLNADAAQDPGATAAPTESGSATPSSASATASVAPASTQPITKEEAASLADMMRAVVTSGHAGFLAEVPGVPVGAKTGTAEFGNDNPPKTHAWIVATHGDLAVAVFVEEGGLGATTSGPLLKSFLTAAG, encoded by the coding sequence ATGTGCCAAATGGGGAAACTGAAAATGCAGCAGGGTTTTGTCCTTGGTCTCGTAGCGCTCGTGATGGCTGGTTCATTGACGGCCTGCGACGACGGCCGCGCCGGTGCGGAGGGAGCCGCCAAGCAGCTCGCGTCCTCCTTGGCAGCGCTCGACGTCGGATCGCTCGCCGTAGAGGGCAAGGACGCAGCCGCGGCCAACGATGAACTCAACGCCGTCTTTGAGGGCTTGGGCGCGAAGCCATCGGTTGCTTCCGGCGACGTCAAGCTCGACGGCGACACCGCAACTTTCCCCCTTAAGTACAGTTGGAACATTGGCTCGGCAAAATGGGAGTACACCTCCGACGCCACGCTGAAGAAGTCCGGCGACAAATGGGCGGTTCAGTGGAGCCCGGCCCTGCTGGCGCCGCAACTCTCCGACGGCGAGACGTTGTCGGTCAAGACCGTTGCCGCCCAGCGCGGCCAGATCCTTGGCGCTGGGGACGCTCCGATTGTTGAGGACCGCCCGGTTTTCCGGGTTGGCATCGACAAGACCAAGGTTCCCGCTGAACAAGCGGACGCCTCTGCCCGTGCCATGGCAGCTCTGCTCGGCCTGGATGCCGAAGAGTATGCCAAGCAGGTTGCTGCCTCCGGCCCACAGGCCTTTGTGGAGGGCCTCGTCCTCCGCGCTTATACAGCTGAGATCACTGAGGCCAAGATCAAGGCGATCGCAGGCGGCGTCAGCATCCTGGACTCCATGGCGCTGGCACCCACACGCACCTTTGCCCGCGCACTCTTGGGCAGCGTAGGCCAAGCCAACGCAGAGCAGATCGAGAAATCCAATGGCGCCCTGCGCGCCGGTGACACCACGGGGACCGGCGGCCTGCAGCAAAAGTACGACTCGCTGTTGCGCGGCAAGGATGGCGTGGAAGTGGTGGCCACCCCGGCTGAAAAGACCGACGGCGAAACCCCCGGCACCAAGGTGTTCTTCTCGTCCCTTCCTGCGCCGGGCACCACGCTCAAGACCACTCTGGACTTGAAGCTTCAGCAGTTGGCTGAAGCAACGTTGGCAGGAATCGAACCGGCTTCCGCCATTGTGGCCATCAGGCCCTCAACAGGCGCCGTTCTTGCCGCCGCCTCCGGTCCGGGCAGCAACGGCTACAACACTGCGCTCCTGGGACAGTACGCACCCGGATCCACTTTCAAGATGGTTGATTCGCTGGCGATGTTCCGCAATGGTGCCACCCCGGATTCCAAGGTGGAGTGCCCCTCAACGCTGACTGTCGACGGCCGCACCTTCAAGAACGCCGAAGGCTACCCCGAAACATCACTGGGCTCCGTCGCCTTGAGGGACGCGTTTGCGCACTCGTGCAACACCGCGTTCATCAACGCCCGTGAAACCGTCAGTCAGGATCAACTTGAATCGGCTGCCCAGGCTTTGGGTGTGGCCGTTGAAGCCCCCAAGCTGGGCGCGGATGCTTTCCTTGGCTCGGTCCCCGGGGCCGCCGAAGGAACCGAGCACGCTGCCTCCATGATCGGCCAGGGCAAGGTCCTCTTCTCGCCACTCTCCGCCGCCGTTATGGCCGCTTCCGTCGCCAACGGGGCCCCGGTTTCACCGCAGCTCGTGCTAAACGCCGACGCCGCGCAGGACCCCGGCGCTACTGCTGCCCCAACCGAAAGCGGCTCCGCCACGCCGTCGTCCGCTTCCGCTACGGCAAGCGTTGCACCGGCGTCCACCCAGCCGATTACCAAGGAAGAGGCCGCGTCCCTGGCCGACATGATGCGCGCCGTGGTCACGTCCGGGCACGCAGGGTTCCTGGCAGAGGTACCGGGCGTGCCCGTGGGAGCCAAGACCGGAACCGCGGAATTCGGCAACGACAACCCACCCAAGACCCACGCCTGGATCGTGGCGACCCACGGGGACCTGGCAGTCGCAGTTTTTGTTGAAGAGGGCGGGCTGGGTGCCACCACCAGCGGGCCGTTGTTGAAGTCGTTCCTGACCGCGGCGGGCTGA
- a CDS encoding NPCBM/NEW2 domain-containing protein produces the protein MSAPSLGPSGAVPNSSGRTTKGSLARKAASLGLASLLLAGAIPALSFAAAANAAPGDPAAIKTVTPEVPVDAAGVPLGAVTGFTQAGNVVDLSTEKGAIRVTFLDDGNFRLEADPSGTFTDPANTDQGDPARTANIVVGKDKFPGVTPTITDGDWLILKTAKISVGINKATTQLRVIRADGSLVLEESSPITFGANSATQHLAQQDGEQFIGGGMQNGRSVHTGALINIAKNFDWDDDGYPNAVPYYMSSNGYGVLRDTFARGSYNFGGQPTTTHEEKRFDAYYFVGDYKQSLGAYTTLTGKPMMPPVYALEYGDADCYNRSNPGYSSSGYGDPDGAKQRTPDAIKTARKFVENDMPAGWMLVNDGYGCEYQQLPETVSNIEEETDLKVGLWTQRSLTNQEYEVGEAGVRLRKLDVAWVGQGYRQALTGCEAAHSGIEQYSNARGTSLMVEGWAGSQRCGMQWTGDHSGNLDAVRWQVSALTGAGNSGLAFTTGDVDGIFGGSAESYVRDLQWKAFAPALYSMSGWAATDKRPWLYGDEATAINRQYLQLRQQLMPFIYTLAQESSTTGVSMMRSMALEFPDQQWSYGAEANNQFMLGSDFLVAPVFTQTDVRNGIFLPEGQQWVDYWTGKLYQGGQILNGYNAPLDKLPVFVRAGAVIPQGIVARNASLVPEDSMITLDVYAKGQDTFTLYEDDKVTREFKDGKSSSQVFTVDAPGTGNSSVKVSIGERKGDYTGKAAARPYELKVHAGAAPKDVKIGGTKLAQHSTQAAYAAATTGWYFNEANNGTIWVKTGSISSNQTATVQLQQAGPLGGKSQEAAAAEVRVTTGQQVFQDQETTVTAAFVNTGTKAKTNVVLTPVLPEGWTVVSSTGAAAAKVDGGSTTTATFVIKPGSSAKAGQQTVRVSASYAASDSSTQTVTGGNQIYVAYGSLAAAYNTVSVTTVAGKALGNFDGGGATFAAEQLAAATVPAGGVRPGSTVTVDAGKPTQVDYTWPAVGPDVPNSVALSAQTIAVTGKGTHLAVLGSAAVGNGTSPTLTLTYADGSIEKQSIFFPNWLQPSVLNGAVLAVSEQGRNNANGPSPEYTQYKYQAFSNTVRLNPTKELASVTLPTDTRVKFFDWKVTSQPLPDVPVGSVYASETPWVQALNGYGVIGKNVANKDSASSPDKPLAINYTDPATGQQPVFTKGLGVHAASKITYYLGGKCTSFTSQVGLESGFGGNIIFKVNADGVNKYQSRTYTPGFAPESVSVDLTGVAYVELVVDPSGSINGAHGVWGDAKFTCAP, from the coding sequence ATGTCCGCACCCTCCTTGGGTCCGTCCGGAGCTGTCCCCAACAGCTCCGGACGCACCACCAAAGGTTCGTTAGCCAGGAAGGCCGCTTCACTCGGCCTCGCCTCATTACTCCTCGCGGGAGCCATTCCCGCTCTGTCGTTCGCCGCTGCTGCGAATGCGGCTCCCGGCGATCCCGCCGCCATCAAAACCGTCACCCCCGAAGTACCTGTCGACGCCGCCGGAGTACCTCTCGGCGCGGTGACGGGCTTCACCCAGGCCGGCAACGTCGTAGACCTTTCCACCGAAAAGGGCGCCATCCGCGTCACGTTCCTGGACGACGGCAACTTCCGCTTGGAAGCTGACCCCAGCGGAACGTTCACGGACCCCGCCAACACGGATCAAGGCGATCCGGCCCGGACCGCCAACATCGTGGTGGGCAAGGACAAGTTCCCGGGCGTCACGCCCACTATTACCGACGGCGACTGGTTGATCCTGAAGACCGCGAAAATCAGCGTCGGGATCAATAAAGCCACTACCCAGCTCCGCGTCATCCGGGCTGACGGTTCGCTGGTCCTGGAAGAGTCATCGCCCATCACCTTCGGTGCCAACTCCGCCACCCAGCACCTCGCGCAGCAGGATGGGGAGCAGTTCATCGGCGGCGGCATGCAGAACGGGCGCTCCGTGCACACCGGCGCCCTGATCAACATCGCCAAGAACTTTGACTGGGACGACGACGGCTACCCCAACGCCGTGCCGTACTACATGTCCTCCAACGGCTATGGCGTCCTGCGCGACACGTTTGCCCGCGGCTCCTACAACTTCGGCGGCCAGCCCACCACCACGCATGAGGAAAAGCGCTTTGACGCCTACTACTTCGTGGGTGACTACAAGCAGTCGTTGGGTGCGTACACCACGCTGACCGGCAAGCCGATGATGCCACCGGTCTACGCCCTGGAATACGGCGATGCTGACTGCTACAACCGCTCCAATCCGGGCTATTCCTCCTCCGGCTACGGCGATCCCGACGGCGCCAAGCAGCGCACTCCGGACGCCATCAAGACCGCGAGGAAGTTCGTTGAGAACGACATGCCCGCCGGCTGGATGCTGGTCAACGACGGCTACGGCTGCGAGTACCAGCAACTCCCGGAAACCGTCAGCAACATCGAGGAAGAAACCGACCTCAAAGTTGGCCTGTGGACCCAGCGCTCCCTGACCAACCAGGAATACGAAGTGGGCGAAGCCGGGGTTCGGCTCCGCAAGCTCGACGTCGCCTGGGTGGGCCAGGGCTACCGCCAAGCGCTCACCGGGTGCGAAGCTGCGCACAGCGGGATCGAGCAATACTCCAACGCCCGCGGCACCTCGCTGATGGTTGAGGGCTGGGCCGGCTCCCAGCGTTGCGGCATGCAGTGGACGGGTGACCATTCAGGAAACCTCGACGCCGTCCGCTGGCAGGTCTCTGCCCTCACCGGTGCCGGAAACTCGGGTCTGGCGTTCACCACGGGCGACGTTGACGGCATCTTTGGCGGATCCGCCGAGTCCTATGTGCGTGACCTTCAGTGGAAGGCTTTTGCCCCGGCGCTCTACTCCATGTCCGGCTGGGCCGCGACAGATAAGCGTCCGTGGCTCTACGGCGACGAGGCCACGGCCATCAACCGCCAGTACCTGCAGCTCCGCCAGCAATTGATGCCCTTCATCTACACGCTGGCTCAGGAGTCCTCCACCACCGGCGTTTCGATGATGCGCTCCATGGCCCTCGAGTTCCCTGACCAGCAGTGGTCCTATGGGGCCGAGGCCAACAACCAGTTCATGCTCGGTTCCGATTTCCTGGTGGCTCCGGTCTTTACCCAGACCGATGTCCGCAACGGCATCTTCCTTCCCGAAGGCCAGCAGTGGGTGGATTACTGGACGGGCAAGCTCTACCAGGGCGGCCAGATCCTCAACGGCTACAACGCGCCGCTGGATAAGCTCCCGGTCTTCGTTCGTGCAGGAGCGGTGATCCCACAAGGCATCGTGGCCCGCAATGCTTCCTTGGTTCCCGAAGATTCCATGATCACTTTGGATGTCTACGCCAAGGGCCAGGACACATTCACCCTGTACGAGGACGACAAGGTCACCCGCGAATTCAAGGACGGGAAATCCTCCAGCCAGGTCTTCACTGTGGATGCTCCCGGTACGGGCAACAGCAGCGTGAAGGTCTCCATCGGAGAGCGGAAGGGCGACTACACCGGCAAGGCAGCGGCCCGCCCCTACGAGCTCAAGGTTCACGCGGGCGCAGCACCCAAGGATGTGAAGATCGGCGGCACCAAGCTCGCCCAACACTCCACCCAGGCCGCCTATGCTGCAGCAACCACGGGCTGGTACTTCAATGAAGCCAACAACGGCACCATCTGGGTGAAGACAGGCTCCATCTCCTCCAACCAGACGGCTACGGTCCAGCTCCAACAGGCCGGCCCGCTTGGCGGCAAGAGCCAGGAAGCCGCTGCAGCCGAGGTCCGCGTGACCACCGGCCAGCAGGTCTTCCAGGATCAGGAAACCACTGTCACAGCGGCGTTCGTGAACACCGGAACCAAGGCCAAGACCAACGTGGTCCTGACACCGGTGCTCCCGGAAGGCTGGACCGTGGTCTCTTCCACAGGTGCCGCTGCCGCCAAGGTCGACGGCGGTTCCACAACCACGGCAACCTTCGTCATCAAACCCGGCTCCAGCGCCAAGGCGGGCCAACAGACCGTGCGGGTGTCGGCGTCGTACGCTGCTTCTGACTCCAGCACGCAAACGGTGACGGGCGGCAACCAGATCTATGTCGCCTACGGTTCCTTGGCTGCCGCGTACAACACCGTTTCGGTGACCACCGTTGCGGGCAAGGCCCTCGGAAACTTCGACGGCGGAGGAGCCACCTTCGCTGCCGAGCAGCTGGCTGCCGCTACGGTTCCTGCGGGCGGCGTCCGTCCCGGGAGCACAGTAACGGTGGATGCCGGAAAGCCGACACAGGTGGACTACACCTGGCCTGCCGTTGGACCGGACGTACCCAACTCCGTGGCTCTCTCTGCCCAGACGATCGCTGTTACGGGCAAGGGAACGCACTTGGCAGTCCTCGGGTCTGCCGCGGTGGGCAACGGCACCAGCCCCACCCTGACCCTGACATATGCCGATGGGAGCATAGAAAAACAGTCCATCTTCTTCCCCAACTGGCTGCAGCCGTCCGTCCTCAACGGCGCTGTTCTGGCGGTGTCCGAACAGGGTCGCAACAACGCCAACGGTCCGTCACCGGAGTACACGCAGTACAAGTATCAGGCGTTCTCCAACACCGTCCGGTTGAACCCCACCAAGGAGTTGGCGTCCGTCACGTTGCCGACAGACACCCGGGTGAAGTTCTTCGACTGGAAGGTGACCTCACAGCCCTTGCCGGATGTTCCGGTGGGCTCCGTTTACGCCTCTGAGACCCCATGGGTCCAGGCCTTGAACGGTTACGGCGTGATCGGCAAGAACGTGGCCAACAAGGACTCGGCATCGTCCCCGGATAAGCCGCTGGCCATCAATTACACGGACCCCGCAACAGGACAGCAGCCCGTATTCACCAAGGGTCTTGGGGTCCACGCTGCTTCGAAGATCACGTATTACCTGGGCGGCAAGTGCACCTCGTTTACCTCGCAGGTGGGTCTCGAGAGCGGCTTCGGTGGCAACATCATCTTCAAGGTCAATGCCGACGGCGTGAACAAGTACCAGTCGCGCACCTACACCCCCGGATTCGCTCCGGAATCGGTGTCTGTTGACCTGACAGGCGTGGCGTACGTGGAACTGGTGGTGGACCCGTCCGGCTCCATCAACGGCGCGCACGGTGTCTGGGGTGATGCCAAGTTCACCTGCGCTCCGTAG
- a CDS encoding response regulator: protein MSEIRVLLVDDHPVVRAGLRAMLADFPGVTVVAEASDGDAALAELTKLHALGEPADLVLMDLQMGTGMDGVTATGKIKAGEAGTPPPPVLILTTYDTDADILAAVEAGASGYMLKDAPPEQIRQAVLSAAAGQTALAPEVAARLMGRIRNPAPALSAREVQLLELLATGMSNRAMAKQLFISEATVKTHLVHIYSKLGVDNRTAAIAVATQRRIIRGH from the coding sequence ATGAGCGAAATTCGCGTCTTGTTGGTGGATGACCATCCCGTGGTGAGGGCCGGGCTCCGCGCCATGCTGGCGGACTTCCCCGGCGTCACGGTAGTTGCTGAAGCGTCCGACGGCGATGCGGCGCTGGCTGAATTGACCAAGCTCCACGCACTTGGGGAGCCGGCGGACCTGGTGCTCATGGACCTGCAGATGGGCACTGGCATGGACGGGGTCACGGCCACCGGAAAAATCAAGGCGGGCGAGGCCGGAACTCCCCCGCCGCCAGTGCTGATTCTGACCACGTACGACACCGATGCCGACATCCTTGCGGCGGTGGAAGCGGGTGCCAGCGGCTATATGCTCAAGGACGCTCCGCCCGAGCAGATCCGACAGGCCGTGCTGTCTGCGGCCGCCGGTCAAACTGCGCTGGCACCTGAGGTTGCTGCTCGTCTTATGGGCCGCATACGGAATCCTGCCCCGGCGTTGAGCGCCCGCGAAGTCCAGCTGCTGGAGCTGCTCGCCACGGGGATGAGCAACCGTGCAATGGCCAAGCAACTCTTCATTTCCGAGGCCACAGTGAAGACACATCTGGTCCACATCTACTCGAAGCTCGGGGTGGATAACCGCACGGCGGCCATTGCCGTGGCAACGCAGCGCAGAATCATCCGCGGACACTGA